The proteins below are encoded in one region of Euzebya sp.:
- a CDS encoding pyridoxamine 5'-phosphate oxidase family protein → MSDRDQFLEVLDEFDTCIMTTFTRDGTPHGRPMHVAERDGDTLRFVTAVDAAKVKEVAAGDPVVLTFQSSTRWVAATGSARVHQDRGAVADLWSEPMRAWFPDGPDDPQLCVMDVDLESGEWWDVSGTDLASFAFGVAKSVVTRQPIDTDREGDHGEVRL, encoded by the coding sequence ATGAGCGATCGCGACCAGTTCCTCGAGGTGCTCGACGAGTTCGACACCTGCATCATGACCACCTTCACCCGCGACGGGACGCCGCACGGCCGCCCGATGCACGTCGCCGAGCGCGACGGCGACACCCTCCGGTTCGTGACCGCGGTGGACGCGGCGAAGGTCAAGGAGGTCGCCGCCGGGGACCCGGTCGTCCTGACGTTCCAGTCCTCCACCCGGTGGGTGGCCGCGACGGGTTCGGCCAGGGTGCACCAGGACCGGGGCGCGGTCGCCGACCTGTGGTCCGAGCCCATGCGCGCCTGGTTCCCCGACGGACCCGACGACCCGCAGCTGTGCGTCATGGACGTCGACCTGGAGAGCGGCGAGTGGTGGGACGTCAGCGGCACCGACCTCGCCTCCTTCGCGTTCGGGGTCGCGAAGAGCGTCGTGACCCGCCAGCCCATCGACACCGACCGCGAGGGCGATCACGGCGAGGTGCGCCTGTGA
- a CDS encoding TIGR03557 family F420-dependent LLM class oxidoreductase: MTRFGLKLMCELYDARTLLRHARAAEEAGLEFVAISDHIHPWLPEHDHSPFAWSVLGGVAAATDLEMATGLTCPIGRYHPVIIAQAAATVASMSDKPFTLAVGAGERLNEHVTGKPFPSVDVRHEMLHEACDIMTLLWQGGFHTYRGDHFTADDVRVYDLPDEPIRLVVGVSGESSLDLAKAVGAHGIMATDPEEDLTSGWADRGGDAGYTWSEIPMAWAPSDDEGLALAHERLRFALPGWKVMSELPNPVNFDAATAMTSPEDMADAVPYGPDPERYAETIRTFVDAGFEHLSLIPVNDDVERTIAFFTDEVRPLL; encoded by the coding sequence GTGACCCGCTTCGGCCTCAAGCTGATGTGCGAGCTCTACGACGCCCGCACGCTGCTCCGCCACGCCCGGGCCGCCGAGGAGGCCGGCCTCGAGTTCGTGGCCATCTCCGACCACATCCACCCCTGGCTGCCCGAGCACGACCACTCGCCGTTCGCCTGGTCCGTCCTGGGCGGCGTGGCCGCCGCCACCGACCTCGAGATGGCCACCGGTCTGACGTGCCCGATCGGGCGCTACCACCCCGTCATCATCGCCCAGGCCGCCGCGACCGTCGCCAGCATGTCCGACAAGCCGTTCACGCTCGCGGTCGGCGCGGGGGAGCGGCTCAACGAGCACGTCACCGGCAAGCCGTTCCCGTCCGTCGACGTCCGCCACGAGATGCTCCACGAGGCGTGCGACATCATGACCCTGCTGTGGCAGGGCGGGTTCCACACCTACCGGGGCGACCACTTCACCGCCGACGACGTGCGCGTCTACGACCTCCCCGACGAGCCGATCCGACTGGTCGTCGGCGTGTCCGGCGAGTCCTCCCTCGACCTCGCCAAGGCCGTCGGCGCCCATGGGATCATGGCCACCGATCCCGAGGAGGACCTGACCAGCGGGTGGGCGGACCGCGGCGGCGACGCCGGGTACACGTGGTCGGAGATCCCGATGGCGTGGGCCCCCAGCGACGACGAGGGGTTGGCGCTCGCCCACGAGCGGCTCCGCTTCGCGCTGCCAGGGTGGAAGGTCATGTCGGAGCTGCCGAACCCCGTGAACTTCGACGCGGCGACGGCCATGACCTCGCCGGAGGACATGGCCGACGCCGTCCCCTACGGCCCGGATCCGGAGCGCTACGCCGAGACGATCCGGACCTTCGTCGACGCCGGGTTCGAGCACCTCTCCCTCATCCCCGTCAACGACGACGTCGAGCGGACCATCGCGTTCTTCACCGACGAGGTCCGGCCGCTCCTCTGA